In Methylococcus geothermalis, one genomic interval encodes:
- the lapB gene encoding lipopolysaccharide assembly protein LapB, whose protein sequence is MLDGAMLELLTLLLPVAAASGWYAAARHHRRSLSGELIGSVRRAYQGTVDPNIGAKADEAFHLLRQIADSNTKTLELQLALGSLLRRSGELSKAIELHERLHSQPQLTAEQQHTVRFELGMDYLSAGLLDRAENVFADLAASASHGKASLQQMLAIYQSEKDWVRAAQCAQSLKKHDAGQRHATLAHLLCEQAESAIALGDTATAQTHLQQALAEDPRCVRATLLKSQLALQRQHWAEAGILLRSVEFQNPAFIPEIIGQLRLCHANLRDMDGYLTYLDYVYQRYRTEAAALLLADELAQREGDSAAASYLTGLLSECSSLNLIRRTLHYAGSVSCDDGDCVSVLRRCLAALDSMAMQQAGYGCIQCGYECRELHWHCPTCRAWGMIQPADAGIGFIGRNPAPYPS, encoded by the coding sequence GGCGCCATGCTCGAACTGCTGACCCTGCTTCTTCCGGTCGCCGCGGCTTCCGGGTGGTACGCCGCGGCCAGGCACCATAGGCGAAGCCTGTCGGGAGAACTGATCGGCTCCGTCCGACGAGCCTATCAGGGGACCGTAGATCCCAACATCGGCGCCAAGGCCGATGAAGCCTTTCATCTGCTCAGGCAGATCGCCGATTCCAACACCAAGACCCTCGAACTGCAGCTGGCGCTCGGTAGCCTGCTCCGCAGGAGCGGCGAGCTTTCCAAGGCGATAGAGCTGCACGAGCGTCTCCATTCCCAGCCCCAGTTGACGGCTGAACAGCAACACACCGTTCGTTTCGAGCTGGGGATGGATTATTTGAGCGCGGGATTACTGGATCGGGCCGAAAACGTCTTTGCCGACCTGGCGGCGAGCGCTTCGCACGGTAAAGCCTCACTCCAGCAAATGCTGGCGATCTACCAGAGTGAAAAGGATTGGGTGAGGGCAGCCCAGTGCGCCCAGTCGCTCAAGAAGCACGATGCCGGGCAAAGACACGCCACTTTAGCCCATCTCCTGTGCGAACAGGCCGAATCGGCGATCGCACTCGGCGACACCGCTACGGCGCAAACCCATCTACAGCAAGCGTTAGCCGAAGATCCTCGCTGCGTCCGGGCCACCCTCTTGAAATCCCAGCTTGCGCTGCAACGGCAGCATTGGGCGGAAGCCGGCATCCTGCTTCGGTCGGTGGAATTCCAAAATCCGGCCTTCATCCCGGAAATCATCGGGCAGCTGCGTCTCTGCCACGCCAATCTCCGGGACATGGACGGGTATCTGACCTATCTGGACTATGTCTACCAGCGCTATCGCACGGAAGCGGCCGCCTTGCTGCTGGCCGATGAGCTGGCGCAGCGGGAAGGGGACTCTGCCGCAGCAAGCTATCTGACAGGATTGTTGTCCGAGTGCTCGAGCCTCAACCTGATTCGACGCACGCTGCACTATGCCGGATCGGTGTCTTGCGACGACGGCGATTGTGTTTCAGTCCTGCGGCGCTGCCTGGCAGCCCTCGACAGTATGGCCATGCAGCAAGCGGGTTACGGCTGTATTCAGTGCGGTTATGAATGCCGGGAACTGCATTGGCATTGTCCGACCTGCCGCGCCTGGGGAATGATTCAGCCTGCCGATGCAGGCATCGGATTCATCGGAAGAAACCCAGCGCCATACCCATCTTGA